The Eubacterium maltosivorans genome includes the window ATACTGCCCGTTTGTAAAAACAACTGCTTTCATTCTAATAGTCACTTCTCTTATTTTTTATTTCATCCAAAAGATAACTGTAATGCTCATAACGCACTGGGCTGATTTCACCCTTTCCAAGCTGCTCTTTTACTGCGCACCCAGGCTCACTCTGATGCAAGCAGCTCGCAAATCGGCAGGAGCCCTCCTCAAACTCCGGAAAATAAAACCGAAGATCCTCCTTCTCAATTTCGCCATCGAGCTTGAGGGATGAAAATCCCGGAGTATCCAGCAAATACCCGCCGGCCTTTAAATCCAGCAGTTCAACATGACGTGTCGTATGCTTGCCGCGGTTAAGCTTCTGGCTGAGTTCTCCTGTTTCCATGACACCTGCCTCACACAACCTGTTGGCCAACGTTGATTTACCTACTCCTGACGGACCAGCGAGAAAGGCCGTTTTTCCCTCTATTTGGCTTTCAATCGCCCGCAGGGCATCGTTGTCTTCCTGATCAAAAGCAAAGCATTTATAAGGCGTTTTCGCGTAAATATCCATAATCCTCTGCAGCTCATCTGCCTCCACAAGGTCTGTTTTTGTAATACAGATGACTGGTTCAACCTCTTTCATTTCTGAGGCAATCAGCAGTTTATCTAAAAGCAAAAGGTTTGGGCTTGGATTTTCTCCGGCAAACACAATTAACGCCACGTCTACATTGGATACAGGCGGGCGTACAAATTCGTTTTTTCTTGGTTTTATTTCATCAATTGCCAGTTCGTCCCTGTCATTTTCGACCACCTCTACAAAATCACCGACCATGGGCTTGATTTTCTGGTGTCTGAAAATGCCGCGGGCTTTACATTCTAATAAAGAAGTGGAACCGTTGGGTCTTACATAGTAAAACCCTCCGATTCCTTTGATAATTCTTCCTGAGATTCTATTTTGTTTCATGCGGCATCACTTACTGTTCTCCAGGCTCTGTTGAAGGATCTGGTTTTGGCGTTGGTGTCGGAGTTGGACTCGGCGTCGGAGTTGGGCTCGGCGTCGGCTTACCGCTGCTGACCACAAAATTGATTGAGGTGCCTCTTTCGGTTTGTGTTCCCTCTGTCGGTGACTGGCTGATGACGAGGCCGGCGCTCACAGTGTCGCTTTCACTGGTCGTTACCCTGCCTACACTCAGTCCGCTGTCCTCAATCTGCGCCTCTGCGGCGGACTCACTCATCCCCACGATTCCAGGAACCGTCACGAGATCCTGTCCCTTGCTGACATAAAGGGTAATGCTGGTGCCTTCAGCGACACTGACTCCTTCGCCAGGATCAACCGAATAGACAATGCCTGTGGCAACATCGCTGTTGTACTCACGCTTAACATTCTTAACCAGCTTCAGTTTGTCGATGGCCGCGGTGGCTTCTGCCTCACTTAGCCCGATGACCTTTGGCACCGTGACATTCTGAGTTCCCTTGCTCACTGTTACCTTGACAGTCTGTCCTTTTTTCATTTCTCTTCCCTCTTCAGGATTTTGAGAAACGATTTTGCCAGATTCAACATCTGAGCTGTATACCTGGTTTTCAACCTCCAGCTTTAATCCCGCCTTTTCCAGCTCCTGCGTTGCCTGTTCCTGGGTCATGTTCTTAACGTTTGGAACCATAACCGCCTTTGTCGTCAATGTATTCACCAAGATAACGATCAGGATAATCGCCAAAATACCGCCAGCAATGGAAAAAGCAATAATTTTTTTCTTTTTCTTCCGCTGGGCCTGGACCAGATCGTCTTCTTCTTCCTCGTCATCTTCATGATAACCGCTTTCGATCGGACCTGTAACCGGCTCAATTTTAAAAAGCCCTTCATCGCCGATAATCTGTGTTTCATCGCTGACTGCAGCACCGTTATCACCTACTGCCGCATTCGCGTCCACC containing:
- the pknB gene encoding Stk1 family PASTA domain-containing Ser/Thr kinase; translated protein: MISKVLNNRYEIIELIGRGGMAYVYKAKDRKLNRYVAVKVLREEYTENEQFIKKFDRESQAAAGLSHPNIVSVYDVGVEGDIYYIIMEYVDGITLKQYLNKKGHLDYKEATRFIIDVAAALKCAHEHKIIHRDIKPHNILLTRDLVPKVADFGIARAITSSTVTMTNQTMGSVHYISPEQARGGFVDERSDLYSLGIMYYELLTGQLPFDEENTVTIAIKHIQEELVPPKEIMPDIPTSVNDIVVKLTHKKPEDRYQNMDELIDDLEKIMVDANAAVGDNGAAVSDETQIIGDEGLFKIEPVTGPIESGYHEDDEEEEDDLVQAQRKKKKKIIAFSIAGGILAIILIVILVNTLTTKAVMVPNVKNMTQEQATQELEKAGLKLEVENQVYSSDVESGKIVSQNPEEGREMKKGQTVKVTVSKGTQNVTVPKVIGLSEAEATAAIDKLKLVKNVKREYNSDVATGIVYSVDPGEGVSVAEGTSITLYVSKGQDLVTVPGIVGMSESAAEAQIEDSGLSVGRVTTSESDTVSAGLVISQSPTEGTQTERGTSINFVVSSGKPTPSPTPTPSPTPTPTPKPDPSTEPGEQ
- the rsgA gene encoding ribosome small subunit-dependent GTPase A → MKQNRISGRIIKGIGGFYYVRPNGSTSLLECKARGIFRHQKIKPMVGDFVEVVENDRDELAIDEIKPRKNEFVRPPVSNVDVALIVFAGENPSPNLLLLDKLLIASEMKEVEPVICITKTDLVEADELQRIMDIYAKTPYKCFAFDQEDNDALRAIESQIEGKTAFLAGPSGVGKSTLANRLCEAGVMETGELSQKLNRGKHTTRHVELLDLKAGGYLLDTPGFSSLKLDGEIEKEDLRFYFPEFEEGSCRFASCLHQSEPGCAVKEQLGKGEISPVRYEHYSYLLDEIKNKRSDY